A single genomic interval of Mucilaginibacter boryungensis harbors:
- a CDS encoding ABC transporter ATP-binding protein, with product MKKPTGHIDYNDTVINIRGLKKSFGDLHILRGVDLDLYQGENLVVLGRSGMGKSVLIKIISGLLKADSGSVKVLGREVTTISDRDLQELRLDIGFSFQNSALYDSMTVRKNLEFPLVRNQPKLTRAEIDTAVETVLDAVGLSQTINQMPSELSGGQRKRIGIARTLILQPKIMLYDEPTAGLDPITCIEINDLINEVQQRYKTSSIIITHDMTCAKSTGDRIAILLDGQFQRQGNFDEVFDTDDSRVKPFYDYNFIQ from the coding sequence ATGAAGAAACCTACAGGACATATCGACTATAACGACACGGTAATTAATATACGGGGGCTGAAAAAATCATTTGGCGACCTGCATATATTGAGAGGTGTCGACCTGGATCTTTACCAGGGTGAAAACCTGGTGGTTTTAGGCCGTTCAGGCATGGGCAAGTCAGTTTTGATCAAGATCATCTCGGGGTTACTTAAAGCAGATTCGGGCAGCGTTAAAGTGCTTGGAAGGGAAGTAACAACCATTAGTGACAGGGATTTGCAGGAATTAAGACTTGATATCGGGTTCTCGTTCCAAAACAGCGCTTTGTATGATAGTATGACCGTACGTAAAAACCTGGAGTTTCCATTAGTACGTAATCAGCCTAAACTGACACGGGCTGAAATAGATACTGCGGTTGAAACAGTGCTTGACGCGGTTGGACTGTCGCAAACAATTAATCAAATGCCATCTGAATTATCGGGTGGGCAGCGTAAACGTATAGGTATAGCGCGTACTTTGATATTACAGCCTAAAATAATGTTGTATGATGAGCCGACTGCAGGACTGGACCCTATTACGTGCATCGAGATCAATGATCTGATAAACGAAGTGCAGCAACGCTATAAAACATCATCGATAATAATTACACACGATATGACCTGCGCTAAAAGTACAGGCGACAGGATAGCCATACTGCTGGACGGACAGTTTCAGCGACAAGGCAACTTTGACGAAGTGTTTGATACGGACGATAGCCGTGTTAAACCATTTTATGACTATAACTTTATACAATAA
- a CDS encoding MlaE family ABC transporter permease yields the protein MSTEDKLSPVQPQKRSSFIRGLEDFFLSIYRIYLFVARFFKEVFLPPYEWNEVVKQCYQVGVRSFTLITVTGFIVGVIFTKQSRPSLAEFGATSWLPGLVSIAIMRALAPLVTALIAAGKVGSSIGAELGSMRVTEQIDAMEVSGTKPFKYLVCTRVIATTVAIPLLATYVGFIALLGGFLNVNAGEGTTFSTYMQQVFEPLTFIDFEASLAKSIVFGFTIGIVSCYQGFFADKGTEGVGKAANASVVTAMFLVFIEEVIIVQIAGWFR from the coding sequence ATGAGCACCGAGGATAAGCTTTCACCTGTACAACCCCAAAAACGCAGTTCATTTATACGTGGCCTGGAAGATTTCTTCCTGAGTATTTATCGTATCTATCTGTTTGTGGCCCGTTTTTTTAAAGAGGTATTTTTACCCCCTTACGAGTGGAATGAAGTGGTGAAGCAGTGTTACCAGGTTGGTGTGCGCTCTTTTACGCTGATAACCGTTACAGGCTTTATTGTGGGTGTGATATTCACTAAGCAATCGCGCCCATCGTTAGCTGAATTTGGGGCCACATCCTGGCTGCCAGGATTAGTTTCTATAGCCATTATGCGCGCGTTGGCACCGTTGGTTACCGCTTTAATTGCCGCCGGCAAGGTAGGTTCAAGCATTGGTGCCGAATTAGGGTCCATGCGGGTAACCGAGCAAATTGACGCCATGGAGGTATCGGGCACCAAGCCTTTTAAATATTTGGTATGCACCCGTGTTATTGCTACAACCGTTGCTATACCTTTATTAGCCACTTATGTGGGCTTTATTGCCCTATTAGGCGGTTTCCTGAATGTTAATGCCGGCGAAGGGACTACTTTTAGCACTTACATGCAACAGGTTTTTGAACCGTTGACATTTATTGATTTTGAAGCATCGTTGGCAAAATCAATTGTGTTTGGTTTTACCATAGGTATAGTGAGCTGCTACCAGGGCTTTTTTGCTGACAAAGGGACCGAAGGCGTAGGCAAAGCGGCCAATGCATCGGTAGTTACGGCTATGTTTTTAGTATTTATTGAAGAGGTAATTATTGTACAGATAGCCGGCTGGTTCCGCTAA
- a CDS encoding MlaD family protein, whose protein sequence is MDTGESKRALIVGIFIALGIVIFVVGIFTLGSNQKTFGGGIQISAVFDDVAGLKKGGAVWFSGVKVGTINSIRFKGVSQVDVRMTVDKSLQSYIHRNAGVRISSDGLIGNKIIVIDGGSPQAPPVQDGDVLQAEKLLSTDDITKTLQQNNLNILAITTDFKKVSRQIVEGKGMVGALMGDTVLAMKFRTIVQNLNNTTAATTRMAIELDKFGAKLNSKGTLVDNLMTDTSTYRKLRASVNNLQQTTASAAEMVDNLNKTSSKLNNKDNILNVLLDDPKAAAKVRTSIDNLQQSSIKLNDDLEAAQHNFFLKGFFKDKAKKAKEDSLKKAGR, encoded by the coding sequence ATGGATACAGGAGAAAGTAAACGGGCCCTTATTGTAGGCATATTCATTGCACTGGGCATTGTAATATTTGTTGTGGGTATTTTTACACTGGGCAGCAATCAAAAAACCTTTGGCGGCGGCATACAGATAAGTGCGGTATTTGACGACGTTGCCGGTTTGAAAAAAGGCGGGGCCGTTTGGTTCTCAGGCGTTAAAGTGGGCACCATAAACAGTATACGTTTTAAGGGCGTTTCGCAGGTTGATGTGCGCATGACTGTTGATAAAAGCCTGCAATCGTACATCCACCGCAACGCGGGTGTAAGGATCAGTTCGGATGGTTTGATCGGGAATAAGATCATTGTAATAGATGGGGGCAGCCCGCAGGCGCCACCTGTGCAGGATGGCGATGTTTTACAGGCCGAAAAATTACTATCAACCGATGATATTACCAAAACCCTGCAACAAAATAACCTTAACATCCTGGCTATAACTACCGATTTTAAGAAAGTAAGTCGCCAGATAGTTGAGGGTAAAGGCATGGTTGGCGCTTTAATGGGTGATACGGTACTGGCTATGAAATTTCGCACCATTGTGCAAAACCTGAATAATACAACCGCTGCCACCACACGCATGGCTATAGAACTGGATAAGTTTGGCGCTAAATTAAATAGTAAAGGTACTTTGGTTGATAATTTAATGACCGATACCAGCACTTACCGTAAGCTGCGCGCATCGGTAAATAATTTACAGCAAACTACTGCCAGCGCGGCCGAAATGGTTGATAATTTAAACAAAACCAGCAGCAAGCTTAACAACAAGGATAATATACTTAACGTATTATTAGATGACCCTAAAGCGGCAGCTAAGGTGCGCACCAGTATAGATAATTTGCAGCAAAGTTCTATCAAGTTAAATGATGATCTTGAAGCTGCACAACATAACTTCTTTTTGAAAGGTTTTTTTAAGGATAAAGCAAAAAAGGCGAAAGAAGATAGCTTGAAGAAAGCTGGGAGATAA
- the mgtE gene encoding magnesium transporter yields the protein MQSFEINKSDLLKIQAALDGSDAELKNVLQEYHSSEIAILFEKLPVEARERIINILPADLASDVISEMDEEHNPGELLVGLHPEKRSEIIEELDYDDATDIISQLTEEDQQEILADIDQEDATSIRALLNYDEETAGGLMNTDLIKVNVNLNKKGALDEVIRQSEEMEEFYTIYAVDNADVLQGIVSVKDIIKARSNSLVGELMKTDYVYIKADLDQEEVAKLISQYNLTSIPVVDDNMRLLGRVTVDDIIDVMEEENTEDILKIAGVSEDEELSGNWIEAVKSRLPWLIINLATAFLAASIIRGFNGTLEKLTIISAYMTIIAGMGGNTATQALAVTVRRISLSDLSDKQAYNTVLKEFLVGLINGAANGIIVFLVALFYDKNPMLGLVLFLAMTGNLIVAGLTGAGIPLILKRVGIDPAVASSIIITTFTDCIGFFLPLWLASKLLL from the coding sequence ATGCAATCTTTTGAAATTAATAAATCCGATCTGCTTAAAATACAGGCAGCATTAGATGGTAGCGATGCAGAACTTAAAAATGTTTTGCAGGAGTACCATTCTTCAGAGATTGCTATTCTATTCGAGAAATTGCCGGTTGAAGCCCGCGAACGCATTATCAATATTCTTCCTGCCGATTTAGCATCGGACGTGATTTCCGAAATGGACGAGGAGCACAACCCCGGCGAATTACTGGTGGGCCTGCATCCCGAAAAACGATCGGAAATTATTGAAGAACTGGATTATGATGATGCAACAGATATCATATCTCAACTTACCGAAGAAGACCAGCAGGAAATATTAGCCGATATTGACCAGGAAGATGCCACCAGCATCCGCGCCCTGTTAAATTATGACGAGGAAACCGCCGGCGGTTTGATGAATACCGACCTCATCAAGGTCAACGTCAACTTAAATAAAAAAGGCGCGCTGGATGAAGTCATCCGTCAATCCGAGGAAATGGAAGAGTTTTATACCATCTACGCGGTTGATAATGCCGATGTTTTGCAGGGTATCGTTTCGGTAAAAGATATTATCAAAGCCCGCAGTAATTCACTGGTAGGCGAACTGATGAAAACCGATTACGTTTACATTAAAGCCGACCTTGATCAGGAAGAGGTTGCCAAACTGATATCACAATACAACCTGACCAGTATCCCCGTTGTTGATGATAATATGCGCTTGCTGGGTCGTGTTACGGTTGATGATATCATCGACGTAATGGAGGAGGAGAACACCGAAGATATTTTGAAAATAGCTGGTGTTAGCGAGGATGAGGAACTGAGCGGTAACTGGATAGAAGCGGTAAAAAGCCGTTTACCCTGGTTGATCATTAACCTTGCGACAGCTTTCCTGGCAGCATCCATCATCCGTGGGTTTAACGGTACTTTAGAAAAACTGACCATCATATCAGCCTATATGACCATTATAGCAGGGATGGGCGGTAATACAGCGACGCAAGCCCTCGCAGTAACGGTCAGGCGTATATCACTCAGCGACCTTTCGGATAAACAAGCTTACAACACCGTTTTAAAAGAGTTTTTGGTGGGACTGATAAATGGTGCCGCTAATGGGATAATCGTGTTCCTGGTGGCTTTATTTTACGATAAAAACCCTATGCTTGGCCTGGTATTGTTCCTGGCTATGACAGGTAACTTAATTGTTGCCGGTTTAACCGGTGCCGGTATCCCGCTGATTTTGAAAAGGGTAGGGATAGATCCGGCTGTGGCATCGTCCATTATCATTACCACTTTTACCGATTGTATCGGATTTTTTCTGCCATTGTGGTTAGCAAGCAAGCTTTTATTATAA
- the bioB gene encoding biotin synthase BioB: MTEVRNNWTKEEIAEIYHTPLLDLVYRAATIHRENKDYSEVQISSLISIKTGGCPEDCAYCPQAARYSTGVDVHAILPKHEVVAAAEKAKAGGASRLCMGAAWREVRDNKDFDKVIEMVKAVNELDMEVCCTLGMLTESQAQRLADAGLYAYNHNLDTSEDDYKRIITTRTYDERLQTLEHVRKAKITVCSGGIIGLGETVEDRISMLKTLSNLPKHPESVPINALVPVKGTPLADQAKVSVWDMVRMIATTRIIMPKTVVRLSAGRTEMTTVEQAFCFMAGANSIFAGDKLLTTPNPSFDTDMAMFEILGLKPREAFKNGRPQAAVQEAIAE; encoded by the coding sequence ATGACTGAAGTACGTAACAACTGGACTAAAGAGGAAATAGCCGAAATATACCATACCCCGTTATTAGACCTGGTTTACCGCGCGGCAACAATACATCGCGAGAATAAAGATTATTCGGAAGTGCAGATCAGTTCGCTTATCTCGATAAAAACCGGTGGCTGCCCTGAAGATTGCGCTTATTGCCCGCAAGCCGCGCGTTACAGCACCGGCGTTGATGTGCATGCCATATTACCGAAACACGAAGTTGTTGCCGCGGCCGAGAAAGCTAAAGCTGGCGGTGCTTCGAGGTTATGTATGGGCGCGGCCTGGCGCGAGGTACGCGATAATAAAGATTTTGATAAGGTAATTGAAATGGTGAAAGCCGTTAACGAACTGGATATGGAAGTTTGTTGTACACTGGGTATGCTTACAGAAAGCCAGGCGCAACGCTTAGCCGACGCTGGCTTATATGCCTATAACCATAACCTGGATACATCCGAAGATGATTACAAACGTATTATCACTACACGTACTTACGACGAGCGCCTGCAAACTTTAGAGCATGTGCGCAAAGCGAAAATTACGGTTTGCAGCGGTGGTATCATTGGCTTAGGTGAAACGGTTGAAGACCGTATATCGATGCTGAAGACATTAAGCAACTTGCCTAAACACCCCGAATCCGTACCAATTAATGCTTTGGTTCCCGTAAAGGGCACACCATTGGCCGATCAGGCTAAAGTATCTGTTTGGGATATGGTGCGTATGATAGCAACTACCCGAATAATTATGCCTAAAACCGTGGTAAGGCTATCGGCCGGTCGTACAGAAATGACTACTGTAGAGCAGGCTTTTTGCTTTATGGCAGGCGCTAACTCTATTTTTGCCGGTGATAAGTTACTAACCACGCCAAACCCGTCATTCGATACCGATATGGCCATGTTTGAGATATTAGGCTTAAAACCACGCGAAGCATTTAAAAACGGCAGGCCACAGGCTGCAGTTCAGGAAGCAATAGCTGAATAA